GGTGTCGAATTTAATCCGAACATGCCGACGGAAGAAGTCTTCACCATGCCGCATAAATACGGCGTTCAAGGGAAAGTGACCAGCACGAAGCCGCTGAACTACGGCGGGAACTTAATTGAGAACTTCACGCTTACGTTTGAAGATGGCAAAGTGGTCGATTTTGAGGCAGAATCCGGAGAAGATACATTAAAGCATCTGCTTGAAACCGACGAAGGAGCAAAACGGCTGGGTGAAGTAGCTCTCGTTCCTAACGAATCGCCCATTTCCCAGTCCGGTCATATTTTCTTTAATACGCTCTATGACGAAAATGCTTCCTGCCACTTAGCTTTAGGGAAAGCCTACCCTACCAATATTAAAGAGGGCTCTTCTATGGATAAAACGGAAATGGATGAACACGGAGTCAACGACAGCCTTGTCCATGAAGATTTCATGATGGGCTCCGCTGAACTCGACATCGACGGTGAAACGCAGGACGGAAGCTTCGAACCTATTTTTCGTAAAGGCTCCTGGGCCATGGAGTTCGAATAACCATTGAACTAGACATTCCCTTAAAAGGAATACCTTAGATAGAAGAAAATAAACCGTAAACCCGGATCATTAATGATTCGGGTTTTTATATTCAGTCTCCAAATGGCGAACTTACCTGCATCCTTTAGCCACACAGAAAAAAACGAGTTTTTCCCTCGCCCTTAACCCAAATAAGAGCCTGACAGACCTTTACTTTAATCCCATATTTATCGTTTGAAAGTGTATCTATCAGCAAGCATTTTTTACATATTGAAGTCATTCATGACAGAGTTTAACAGCTTCGTTACAGTTTGTTTAAATCGAAGTGATTTACGCATGATTTGCTTTTAAATATGGTAAATATAAGGTGACTGACCACGTCTATGACGAGTAGACAGATAAAAAACAATAGTCTATGAAAATAAAGGGTGAATTCAATGAAAAGGGAAGCATATTTTGATAATGCCAAATTATTGCTTATTTTTCTCGTTGTGTTTGGCCATATGATCCAGCCATTCACAGACGGATCTAGACCGATATACACGCTGTATACGTGGATCTATACCTTTCATATGCCTGCATTTATATTCCTGTCCGGCTTTTTTGCCAAGGGATCAGGCCATAAAGATTACATTCTAAAGCTAGCAAGAAAATTAATTCTGCCTTATTTAATCTTTCAATCTGTGTACACGGGCTATTTTTTCCTAATGGGCGATGAAGATTGGCTGAACGGACCGTTTCTGCCGCATTGGTCATTATGGTTCCTATTCAGCTTATTCTGCTGGCATATCCTTCTGTATTGGTTTAAGAAACTCCCGCCGGTTATGGGGATCCTTATTTCCGTAGAAATAGGGCTGATTATCGGCTATGTCAGTGACGTTGGACAATTGTTCAGTCTTTCCCGAACTTTTGTGTTCTTCCCGTTCTTCCTGGCAGGTTACTGGCTGACGAAGGAGCAAGTGCACAAATGGAGGACGACCTGGGTGAAGGAAGCAAGCCTGGTGGTAATGGCTGTGATTGCTGCAGTTATTGCGATTTTTCCGGAATTCAGTTCCGGTTGGCTGCTTGGCTCAAAATCCTACGAAGTGCTTGGCACTCCTGAACTTGGCGGATTGTTCAGACTGGCGGTCTACATTCTGGCTGGATTGATGACCATTAGTATTCTTGCCTGGGTACCGAACAAGGAGTTCCGCTTAAGCCATTTTGGTTCAAGAACTCTTTATGTCTATCTTCTCCATGGGTTCATCATCCAATTCATCAGGCATGAACATTTATTCAAAGTGGATAATATTCTCGACCTTCTCGGACTTGCGATAATGGCGGCAACGATTGTTCTTATTCTGTCGACGAACCCGATCCGCACCTTTACCCAGCCTGTCATTGAAGGGCGCACGAGCCAGCTGCAAAAGTGGTGGGCGAGAATAACCAATAAACAATCTTCTATAGAATCATGACGACAAGAGAACTCCCTC
This Halobacillus salinarum DNA region includes the following protein-coding sequences:
- a CDS encoding acyltransferase family protein — translated: MKREAYFDNAKLLLIFLVVFGHMIQPFTDGSRPIYTLYTWIYTFHMPAFIFLSGFFAKGSGHKDYILKLARKLILPYLIFQSVYTGYFFLMGDEDWLNGPFLPHWSLWFLFSLFCWHILLYWFKKLPPVMGILISVEIGLIIGYVSDVGQLFSLSRTFVFFPFFLAGYWLTKEQVHKWRTTWVKEASLVVMAVIAAVIAIFPEFSSGWLLGSKSYEVLGTPELGGLFRLAVYILAGLMTISILAWVPNKEFRLSHFGSRTLYVYLLHGFIIQFIRHEHLFKVDNILDLLGLAIMAATIVLILSTNPIRTFTQPVIEGRTSQLQKWWARITNKQSSIES